The following are encoded together in the Clostridium sp. 'White wine YQ' genome:
- the tyrS gene encoding tyrosine--tRNA ligase — protein MNDLEEQLKIIEKGADEIIGLEELKSKLLKANKEKRQIIVKLGLDPSAPDIHLGHTVVLRKIKQIQDLGHKAIIVIGDFTGMIGDPTGKSKTRKALTREEVLENAKTYEEQIFKILDKDKTEVRFNSEWLSKLNFQDVINLAATTTVARMLEREDFKKRYESNMPISIHEFFYPLMQGYDSLELKSDIELGGTDQRFNVLMGRMLQKHYGEEPQATIFMPLLEGTDGKEKMSKSLGNYIGIDEAPEIMFEKAMRIPDSLIIKYFELVTDIHPDVISDIKVKLEKGTVNPRDIKMSLAKEIVKLYHGEEGAQKGEARFKIVFQKREIPEDIDVIEVTLEEINLAEILVDNEIIKSKKEVKRLVEQGGIKVNNDKINNINSIDIKDEAIIQIGKKIFLKLKRVQ, from the coding sequence ATGAATGATTTAGAAGAACAATTAAAAATTATTGAGAAAGGGGCAGATGAGATAATAGGATTAGAGGAGCTTAAAAGTAAGTTACTAAAAGCAAATAAAGAGAAACGGCAAATTATTGTAAAGTTAGGGCTTGATCCAAGTGCACCAGATATACACTTAGGGCATACAGTAGTTCTTAGAAAAATAAAGCAAATTCAAGATTTAGGACATAAGGCAATTATAGTTATAGGTGATTTTACTGGTATGATTGGCGATCCTACAGGAAAATCAAAAACTAGAAAAGCCCTTACTAGAGAGGAGGTTCTAGAGAATGCCAAAACTTATGAAGAACAAATATTTAAGATATTAGATAAAGATAAAACAGAAGTGAGATTTAACAGCGAGTGGTTATCAAAGTTAAACTTTCAAGATGTAATTAATCTTGCTGCAACAACTACAGTTGCAAGAATGCTTGAAAGAGAAGATTTTAAAAAGAGATATGAAAGTAATATGCCAATATCAATACATGAATTCTTTTATCCATTGATGCAAGGGTATGATTCATTAGAATTAAAGTCAGATATTGAATTAGGAGGAACTGATCAAAGATTTAATGTCCTAATGGGTAGGATGCTACAGAAGCATTATGGAGAAGAACCTCAAGCAACAATATTTATGCCACTATTAGAGGGTACAGATGGAAAAGAGAAAATGAGCAAAAGTTTAGGAAATTATATAGGTATTGATGAAGCACCAGAAATAATGTTTGAAAAAGCTATGAGAATTCCAGACTCGCTAATAATCAAGTACTTTGAACTAGTTACTGATATACATCCAGATGTGATAAGTGATATAAAAGTGAAACTAGAAAAGGGAACTGTGAATCCAAGAGATATAAAGATGTCTTTAGCAAAAGAAATAGTAAAACTATATCATGGGGAAGAAGGTGCTCAAAAAGGAGAAGCGAGATTTAAGATAGTTTTTCAAAAAAGAGAAATACCAGAAGACATTGATGTGATAGAAGTGACATTAGAGGAAATAAATTTAGCTGAAATTCTAGTAGATAATGAAATTATAAAAAGTAAAAAGGAAGTAAAAAGACTAGTGGAACAAGGAGGAATAAAAGTTAATAACGATAAAATAAATAATATTAATTCCATTGATATAAAGGATGAAGCAATTATACAAATTGGAAAGAAGATTTTTTTAAAGCTTAAGAGAGTACAATAA
- a CDS encoding D-alanine--D-alanine ligase: MKIGVLMGGVSSEREVSLHSGKGIVEYLDRNKYEVFPIVIDAKEELIEKVKGMDFIFIALHGAFGEDGAVQAILESINMPYSGCGILTSALCMDKKQTKRILKSEGIAVAPEVLVRKDKPFDLEKIKELGYPIVVKPNGGGSSVGTFLAKNNQELERAITEALKFDKEVMVEKYLPGNEYTIPVLNGEIFPILSIKASGEFYDYNSKYTDGGSEKAIAELTEDLQNKMKEIGEKCWDIFNCKAYVRIDIIVSDGIPYVLELNTLPGMTKNSLFPKSAKGVNMEYSELLDKIIEYSL, from the coding sequence ATGAAAATAGGAGTATTAATGGGTGGAGTTTCTTCAGAAAGAGAAGTTTCATTACATTCTGGAAAAGGTATAGTGGAATATTTAGATAGAAATAAATATGAGGTATTCCCTATTGTTATAGATGCAAAAGAGGAATTGATTGAGAAGGTTAAAGGGATGGACTTTATTTTTATTGCCTTACATGGAGCTTTTGGCGAGGATGGAGCAGTTCAAGCTATACTTGAAAGTATAAATATGCCTTACTCTGGCTGCGGTATTTTAACCAGTGCTTTATGTATGGATAAAAAGCAAACCAAAAGGATACTAAAGAGTGAGGGCATAGCAGTTGCACCAGAAGTTTTAGTAAGAAAAGATAAACCTTTTGACTTGGAAAAAATAAAAGAACTTGGTTACCCAATTGTAGTTAAACCTAATGGTGGTGGTTCTAGTGTTGGAACTTTCTTAGCGAAGAATAATCAGGAACTTGAAAGAGCAATCACTGAAGCATTAAAGTTTGATAAAGAAGTTATGGTAGAAAAATATTTGCCGGGAAATGAATATACTATACCTGTTTTAAATGGAGAGATATTTCCAATACTATCAATAAAAGCTAGTGGAGAGTTTTATGACTATAATTCTAAGTATACAGATGGAGGCTCTGAAAAAGCTATAGCAGAATTGACTGAGGATTTGCAGAATAAGATGAAAGAAATTGGGGAAAAGTGCTGGGATATTTTTAATTGCAAGGCTTATGTTAGAATTGATATTATAGTAAGTGATGGTATTCCTTATGTATTGGAATTAAATACTTTGCCAGGAATGACGAAGAATTCATTATTCCCTAAAAGTGCAAAAGGGGTAAATATGGAGTATAGTGAGTTATTAGATAAGATTATTGAATACTCCTTGTAA